The DNA sequence TTCCCGTCCTGGAGCTGATTGTCATCACCGGTGTGTGCTGGATGGGCATCGGTTATATGGACCGCCTGCCCGACATGTTCGGGTACACACCCGCCACGGATTTTCCTCCGGGAACGCGCGAACTCATCCTTGGCATCTGGGCGGCCTTGAGTGCCTGGCGTTTCGGGCTTCCTCTGTGGCGTCAACGCCGTTTCCGGATCACGGTGACCGACCGGAAGCTTCTGGTCCGTCCATCCGGCCTCCGGTCGAGGTATGACTCCATCCCGATCACTTATATGCGGGGCGTGCAGCGTCGGCGCAACACCCTCATACTGGGCGTGGGGGGCCAGAGCCGTCCCTATGTGATCAACAATGTGCCCAAGGTCCGCAAGGTGGAGTCAGTGCTCAAAGATCTGCAGCACTGGTAGGGAAACAGGGTCGGCGCTGGCTATAGTTAGGCGTTGTGACTTCCAATGAATCAGACACCAGCCCAACCCCTTCCCACGTTGATGGCAATCCGGCGGCTCATGCACCGGGTATGCCGGTGGTGACCGTCATCGGTGATGGCCAGCTGGCCCGCATGATGCAGACCGAGGCCATCGAGCTCGGCCAGTCGGTTCGCCTGTTGGCCGGGGCCAGGGATGCTTCCGCTTCCCAGGTGGCCGCCGATGTGGTGATCGGTGATTACACCAACATTGATGATCTCCGTCGCGCCCTCAAGGGTGCAGATGTGATGACCTTCGATCATGAGCACGTGCCCACCGAGCATCTGCGCCAGTTGATCTCAGAGGGCGTCAATGTGCAGCCGGGTCCGGATGCACTGGTCAATGCCCAGGACAAACTGGTCATGCGTAAGCGACTGCGTGAACTCGGTGCGCCGGTTCCGCCTTTCGCCGCGATTGAGAGTGTCGAGGATGCTGAAGGGTTCTTCGATGCGGTTGATGGTCAGGTGTGCCTCAAGGCCCGCCGGGGCGGTTATGACGGACATGGTGTCTGGTTCCCGGCTGATTTGGAAGAGCTTCGGGAACTCGTCGCAAAGCTGCTTGACGCCGGCACCGCGCTGATGGCGGAGAAGAAGGTCGCGCTGTCCCGCGAGCTGTCCGCCATGGTCGCACGCACCCCGTCGGGTGAGACCGCCGCCTGGCCGGTGGTGGAGTCCGTGCAGCGCGGAGGCGTGTGCGCCGAAGCGGTGGCACCAGCCCCCGATCTGTCGGTTGAGCTGCAGGAATCCACCCGCGCGCTGGCTGAGCGCATCGCCACGGAACTCGGTGTCACCGGGGTGCTCGCCGTGGAGCTGTTTGAGACCCGCGATGCCAACGGGCAGCCGGAGATCTTTGTCAATGAGCTGGCCATGCGCCCGCACAACACCGGCCACTGGACCCAGGACGGCTGCGTGACCAGCCAGTTCGAACAGCACCTGCGCGCGGTGCTGGATTATCCACTCGGCTCCACCGAGACGCTCGCAGATGTCACCGTCATGGCTAATATGCTCGCCGCCGACGTGGACCCCGAGCAGCCCATGGCCCGTCGCATGGCTGAGGTGTGGACACGTTACCCGAATGCCAAGATCCACCTCTACGGCAAGGGGTTCCGTCCTGGCCGCAAGATCGGTCACGTGAACATGGTGGGCTCGGACCCTGCGGTGGTCCGCGCAGAGGCCGCCGCCGCCGCCCACTACCTGGTCCACGCCACCTGGGCTTAAACCTGCGCTTATCGACGCCCACCCCCTGCACTCCCCAACCGTGTCCTTGATGGCACGGTTGTTGGTCGGCTCCGCCGGGGCCGATTAGACTTTCACAGGGAAACTAAAAATCTCAGCCGCGCACCTGGAGGAAACATCATGGCACCACTCGTCGGACTCATCATGGGATCTGATTCGGACTGGGACACCGTCGAGCCCGCCGCCGAGGCACTCGCCGAATTCGGTATCCCCTTCGAAGTGGGCGTACTGTCCGCCCACCGCACCCCGGAGCGCATGCTGGCCTATGCCACTTCCGCACAGGAACGCGGGCTCAAGGTCATCATCGCCTGTGCCGGTGGCGCCGCCCACCTGCCCGGCATGGTCGCCGCAGCCACCCCACTGCCGGTCATCGGTATCCCCCGCGCCCTGAAGGACCTCGACGGCATGGACTCGCTGCTTTCCATCGTGCAGATGCCCGCCGGTGTCCCGGTGGCGACCGTCTCCATCGGAGGTGCCAAGAACGCCGGCCTGCTCGCGGTCCGTATCCTCGGCGCGGGTGACCCTGCCCTCATGAAGAAGATGGCTGCCTACCAGGCCGACATGGCCTCCCAGGTGGAAGCAAAGGATGAGGCCCTGAAGAAGCGCCTCATGGGCGGATAGACATCCCTGCCATGAACCCGATTCTCGTGCTCGGTTCCCGTGTAGTGGATGGCCGGGTGGATACGCTGCTGGCCTCCCGCCTGGACCGGGCCGCCGAACTCAGTGGCCGGGACCCTCACACACCCGTGGTGGTCAGTGGCCTCGGGGAGGCTGCGCCCATGGCCGATTACCTGCGTGGGCTCGGCGTGCAGAACCTCATCGAGGAACCTCAGGCCACCAGCACCAATGAGAATCTGGAAAAAGCCCACGCCCTATTGCCCGATACCCGTCAGTGGACCGTGGTCACCAGCGATTTCCACGCCTGGCGCACCTATCTCTGGGCCTGGCACCTCGGCATCCCGATCACCGTGATCACCGCCAGAACCCC is a window from the Corynebacterium faecale genome containing:
- the purE gene encoding 5-(carboxyamino)imidazole ribonucleotide mutase, whose product is MAPLVGLIMGSDSDWDTVEPAAEALAEFGIPFEVGVLSAHRTPERMLAYATSAQERGLKVIIACAGGAAHLPGMVAAATPLPVIGIPRALKDLDGMDSLLSIVQMPAGVPVATVSIGGAKNAGLLAVRILGAGDPALMKKMAAYQADMASQVEAKDEALKKRLMGG
- a CDS encoding YdcF family protein; this translates as MNPILVLGSRVVDGRVDTLLASRLDRAAELSGRDPHTPVVVSGLGEAAPMADYLRGLGVQNLIEEPQATSTNENLEKAHALLPDTRQWTVVTSDFHAWRTYLWAWHLGIPITVITARTPLSVRTQMFLREMIALPHSALRVVWRKIVG
- a CDS encoding 5-(carboxyamino)imidazole ribonucleotide synthase translates to MTSNESDTSPTPSHVDGNPAAHAPGMPVVTVIGDGQLARMMQTEAIELGQSVRLLAGARDASASQVAADVVIGDYTNIDDLRRALKGADVMTFDHEHVPTEHLRQLISEGVNVQPGPDALVNAQDKLVMRKRLRELGAPVPPFAAIESVEDAEGFFDAVDGQVCLKARRGGYDGHGVWFPADLEELRELVAKLLDAGTALMAEKKVALSRELSAMVARTPSGETAAWPVVESVQRGGVCAEAVAPAPDLSVELQESTRALAERIATELGVTGVLAVELFETRDANGQPEIFVNELAMRPHNTGHWTQDGCVTSQFEQHLRAVLDYPLGSTETLADVTVMANMLAADVDPEQPMARRMAEVWTRYPNAKIHLYGKGFRPGRKIGHVNMVGSDPAVVRAEAAAAAHYLVHATWA